One segment of Papaver somniferum cultivar HN1 unplaced genomic scaffold, ASM357369v1 unplaced-scaffold_137, whole genome shotgun sequence DNA contains the following:
- the LOC113334419 gene encoding pirin-like protein isoform X1, with product MRAIINSHRFLYQLLSRTKTKISSCFLIRSMSSEVNQNFNKSRLVIKKVLAKPQREGEGATVRRSIGRIELKSLDPFLMLDEFSVSPPAGFPDHPHRGFETVTYMLEGAFSHQDFSGHKGTIKTGDVQWMTAGRGIIHSEMPAGEGIQGGLQLWINLASKDKMIEPRYQEIQSKDIERAEKDGVEVRIIAGESMGIRSPVYTRTPTMYLDFTMKSGAQLHQSIPESWNAFVYVIEGEGIFGSTNSSPITARHTLVLGSGDGFSVYNKSGSSLRFVLIGGQPLNEPVVQYGPFVMNTQAEIDQTFEDYRYSKNGFEKAKYWKSQPLG from the exons ATGAGAGCTATTATAAATAGTCACAGATTTCTATACCAATTGCTCTCAcgaaccaaaaccaaaatctctTCTTGTTTCTTGATTAGAAGTATGTCTTCAGAAGTTAATCAGAATTTCAATAAATCAAGATTGGTCATCAAGAAAGTTTTAGCTAAACCTCAACGTGAAGGAGAAGGagctactgttagaagaagcattggaag aaTAGAATTGAAGTCCCTGGATCCTTTCCTTATGTTGGATGAATTTTCTG TTTCACCTCCTGCTGGATTCCCAGATCATCCTCATAGAGGTTTTGAGACTGTTACATATATGCTAGAG GGAGCTTTTtctcatcaagatttttcagggCATAAAGGAACAATCAAAACTGGAGACGTTCAG TGGATGACAGCGGGTAGAGGAATTATTCATTCAGAAATGCCAGCAGGTGAAGGTATTCAAGGAGGTTTACAACTTTGGATCAATTTAGCATCTAAAGATAAAAT GATCGAGCCGAGGTACCAAGAAATTCAAAGCAAAGACATAGAACGAGCAGAAAAAGATGGGGTTGAAGTTCGTATTATTGCGGGAGAATCCATGGGTATACGCTCACCAGTTTATACAAGGACACCAACAATGTACCTTGATTTTACAATGAAGTCAGGAGCTCAATTGCACCAAAGTATACCAGAATCATGGAATGcatttgtttatgtaattgaagGGGAAGGAATATTCGGTTCAACGAATTCCAGTCCGATAACTGCTCGCCATACATTAGTTTTAGGCTCTGGTGATGGATTCAGCGTTTATAATAAATCTGGAAGCTCACTTAGGTTTGTGTTAATTGGAGGCCAACCTTTGAATGAACCTGTCGTGCAGTACGGGCCGTTCGTTATGAATACACAAGCTGAAATTGATCAGACATTCGAGGATTATCGGTATTCTAAAAACGGATTTGAGAAGGCTAAGTACTGGAAATCTCAACCTTTGGGCTGA
- the LOC113334419 gene encoding pirin-like protein isoform X2, with product MLDEFSVSPPAGFPDHPHRGFETVTYMLEGAFSHQDFSGHKGTIKTGDVQWMTAGRGIIHSEMPAGEGIQGGLQLWINLASKDKMIEPRYQEIQSKDIERAEKDGVEVRIIAGESMGIRSPVYTRTPTMYLDFTMKSGAQLHQSIPESWNAFVYVIEGEGIFGSTNSSPITARHTLVLGSGDGFSVYNKSGSSLRFVLIGGQPLNEPVVQYGPFVMNTQAEIDQTFEDYRYSKNGFEKAKYWKSQPLG from the exons ATGTTGGATGAATTTTCTG TTTCACCTCCTGCTGGATTCCCAGATCATCCTCATAGAGGTTTTGAGACTGTTACATATATGCTAGAG GGAGCTTTTtctcatcaagatttttcagggCATAAAGGAACAATCAAAACTGGAGACGTTCAG TGGATGACAGCGGGTAGAGGAATTATTCATTCAGAAATGCCAGCAGGTGAAGGTATTCAAGGAGGTTTACAACTTTGGATCAATTTAGCATCTAAAGATAAAAT GATCGAGCCGAGGTACCAAGAAATTCAAAGCAAAGACATAGAACGAGCAGAAAAAGATGGGGTTGAAGTTCGTATTATTGCGGGAGAATCCATGGGTATACGCTCACCAGTTTATACAAGGACACCAACAATGTACCTTGATTTTACAATGAAGTCAGGAGCTCAATTGCACCAAAGTATACCAGAATCATGGAATGcatttgtttatgtaattgaagGGGAAGGAATATTCGGTTCAACGAATTCCAGTCCGATAACTGCTCGCCATACATTAGTTTTAGGCTCTGGTGATGGATTCAGCGTTTATAATAAATCTGGAAGCTCACTTAGGTTTGTGTTAATTGGAGGCCAACCTTTGAATGAACCTGTCGTGCAGTACGGGCCGTTCGTTATGAATACACAAGCTGAAATTGATCAGACATTCGAGGATTATCGGTATTCTAAAAACGGATTTGAGAAGGCTAAGTACTGGAAATCTCAACCTTTGGGCTGA